The proteins below are encoded in one region of Sphingobacterium sp. R2:
- a CDS encoding helix-hairpin-helix domain-containing protein has product MAQTNEKIDLQDLFESLSEDLPEDADLSELSEKWHHYLKHPIDLNKTDGSELAELQFLNPLLIDHLLEHRAISGKFINILELQAIEGFNEQIVHLLLPFVQIGSESPLSVLKLRKFKQEIMLRYARTLEKSKGYRITDTTRSRYLGDANRYALRYRAQLNDRIQLAVNMKKDAGEPFFRDQQKMGFDFYSLSLSIKNFGRFRSIVIGDYALQFGQGLSMWNGLNFGKGGLVQHAARQGIGVKSYTSLNEVNFMRGIAGTLQIKHIEITPYFSYRSIDGNVDRTTFPATISTIASTGLHRTPTEQKYRGAASQMAYGLNLLWRYKRFKAGVHFNETQLDVFKIKGKGIRQQADFEGDFLRNISLYSNYTIRNIYVFGEYANSMDGGSALLAGAIISLHPRLSTVLSLRDYKKNFHTFYGHGFGESGDTSNEQGGYLGLTYQLGRKLLWSNYADVFRFPGAKYQADTLSTGADFFSQLSYMWYKKGQLSLRYRNRLKQVNYTGEGQTEHGLVNTVKQQLRVEFHYRLNSRWTIRSRAEANMFQKEYQENSFGYMFFQDVFWKSAAGKLQSNMRIAYFDAASYDNRIYAYEQDVLYAAGFGMYNTKGWRTYLNLNYRLSRHLRVWAKYGIYYYPGRETIGTGLDQIDGNIKSEVKLQLKWQL; this is encoded by the coding sequence ATGGCGCAGACAAATGAAAAAATCGATCTCCAAGATTTATTTGAAAGTTTATCGGAAGATCTTCCCGAGGATGCTGATTTGAGCGAACTGAGTGAAAAGTGGCATCATTACCTCAAACACCCCATCGATCTCAATAAAACTGATGGTAGCGAACTCGCTGAGTTACAATTTCTAAATCCTTTATTAATTGATCACCTGCTTGAGCATAGGGCTATATCAGGGAAATTTATCAATATACTGGAACTACAGGCCATCGAAGGATTTAATGAACAAATTGTCCATTTATTGCTGCCTTTTGTACAAATAGGCTCTGAATCACCGTTAAGCGTCCTTAAGTTAAGGAAATTTAAGCAAGAAATTATGTTGCGGTATGCTCGGACGCTCGAAAAATCGAAAGGCTATCGTATCACTGATACAACGCGATCCAGGTATCTCGGCGATGCTAATCGCTATGCGCTGAGGTACAGAGCTCAATTGAACGATAGAATCCAACTCGCCGTTAATATGAAAAAAGATGCCGGGGAACCCTTTTTTAGAGATCAGCAAAAAATGGGGTTTGATTTCTATAGCTTGAGTTTGTCGATAAAAAATTTTGGCCGTTTCAGGAGTATCGTCATCGGCGACTATGCCTTGCAGTTTGGACAGGGGCTCAGTATGTGGAATGGTTTGAATTTCGGAAAAGGAGGATTGGTACAGCATGCCGCAAGACAAGGGATTGGTGTAAAATCCTACACTTCGTTAAATGAGGTTAATTTTATGCGTGGTATTGCCGGAACTTTGCAGATTAAACATATAGAAATTACACCTTATTTTTCTTATCGATCTATTGACGGAAATGTTGACCGTACAACTTTTCCGGCAACGATTTCAACGATTGCAAGTACAGGTTTACATCGCACTCCAACCGAACAGAAATATCGTGGTGCTGCATCTCAAATGGCCTATGGATTGAATCTATTGTGGCGCTATAAACGGTTCAAAGCAGGTGTTCATTTTAACGAGACCCAGTTGGATGTCTTTAAAATCAAGGGAAAGGGAATACGACAGCAAGCTGATTTTGAAGGAGATTTTCTGCGAAACATAAGTTTGTATTCAAACTATACGATTCGAAATATCTATGTGTTCGGCGAATATGCCAACAGCATGGATGGCGGTTCGGCGTTATTAGCAGGCGCGATAATCAGTTTACATCCGCGATTGTCTACGGTCCTTTCACTTCGCGACTACAAGAAGAATTTTCATACTTTTTATGGACATGGATTTGGTGAATCGGGTGATACGTCAAATGAGCAGGGGGGATATTTGGGATTAACGTACCAACTTGGAAGAAAACTACTCTGGTCTAATTATGCTGATGTATTCCGTTTTCCGGGAGCAAAGTATCAGGCTGATACACTATCTACAGGAGCTGATTTCTTCAGTCAGCTAAGTTACATGTGGTATAAAAAGGGGCAACTTTCCTTGCGTTATCGCAACCGATTAAAACAAGTTAACTACACAGGAGAGGGACAGACCGAGCATGGGCTTGTGAATACAGTTAAGCAGCAGTTAAGGGTAGAATTTCATTATCGTCTTAATTCCCGGTGGACTATTCGTTCACGCGCAGAAGCCAATATGTTCCAAAAAGAGTATCAGGAAAACAGTTTCGGATATATGTTTTTTCAGGATGTATTCTGGAAGTCGGCAGCTGGAAAGTTACAGTCAAATATGCGGATCGCATATTTTGACGCGGCTAGCTATGACAATAGAATCTATGCTTATGAGCAAGATGTACTGTACGCAGCTGGTTTCGGCATGTACAATACAAAGGGATGGAGAACCTACCTCAATCTAAACTATCGCTTAAGCCGCCATCTTCGAGTATGGGCGAAGTACGGAATATATTATTATCCCGGAAGAGAGACTATTGGAACAGGATTGGATCAGATCGACGGTAACATAAAATCTGAGGTTAAATTACAGTTGAAATGGCAATTATGA
- a CDS encoding sulfurtransferase has translation MSFKSALINPTELLESLGQHTDIVLLDCTIDKVGQSIKDAKFEVLPHSQFFDIEGKLSDSTSKLPHTLVSAEVFEREMQRLGINQDSTAVLYDRWGVYSSPRAWWMFKVMGFEQVFILNGGVPAWKKSKLSLVDQYAAAVKPGNFKAQFQEHLYADKEYILAHYRDPLVNIFDARSKGRFSGLVAEPRKGLHGGHIPHSKNLPFEELLDGIVYKPIDELKRQFDHFNKTGNEYIFSCGSGITASILAFAAHLAGHEQIRVYDGSWSEWGREELNLPIEK, from the coding sequence ATGTCATTCAAATCAGCCTTAATCAACCCCACCGAACTTCTGGAATCATTGGGACAGCATACAGACATTGTCCTCCTTGATTGCACCATCGACAAAGTTGGCCAATCCATCAAGGACGCCAAGTTCGAAGTACTACCCCATTCTCAATTTTTTGACATCGAAGGGAAACTTTCGGATTCTACTTCTAAATTACCACATACCCTTGTATCGGCAGAAGTATTCGAACGAGAAATGCAACGCCTAGGAATCAATCAGGATAGTACCGCCGTGTTATACGACAGATGGGGTGTTTATTCAAGCCCAAGGGCATGGTGGATGTTTAAGGTCATGGGTTTTGAACAGGTATTTATTCTAAATGGTGGCGTCCCCGCTTGGAAAAAAAGTAAATTATCGCTCGTAGACCAGTATGCAGCTGCTGTAAAACCTGGTAACTTTAAAGCCCAATTTCAAGAACACCTGTATGCCGATAAAGAGTATATCTTAGCTCATTATCGGGATCCTCTAGTAAATATTTTTGATGCCAGAAGCAAAGGTCGATTTAGTGGTTTAGTAGCTGAACCCCGGAAAGGCCTTCATGGTGGGCATATCCCCCATTCCAAAAACCTCCCTTTCGAAGAATTACTTGATGGAATCGTTTATAAACCAATTGATGAATTAAAACGACAATTTGATCACTTTAATAAGACTGGAAATGAGTATATCTTCTCGTGTGGATCGGGTATCACGGCCTCAATCTTAGCATTTGCTGCTCATCTCGCTGGTCACGAGCAAATCCGTGTATACGATGGTTCGTGGTCTGAATGGGGGCGCGAAGAGCTTAATCTTCCAATCGAAAAATAA
- a CDS encoding ATP-dependent DNA helicase RecQ, whose protein sequence is MTQDSISILRQYWGFDSFRPLQEEIIQSVISGKDTLALLPTGGGKSICFQVPALMLEGICIVVTPLIALMKDQVEHLRKNGIQAVAIYSGMKKREVDITLDNCVYGKIKFLYLSPERLYNDIVRERIRFMNVNLFAIDEAHCISQWGYDFRPPYLELAKLRELHPKVPFLALTATATPRVITDIQQKLDFSKENVFVKSFLRDNLAYMAIEEEDKMGRMVRIIHKLGGCGIVYVRNRRETQEVARILVNNGISADYYHAGLSGQERDQKQHVWMTNVVRVIVATNAFGMGIDKPDVRFVIHLDLPDSLEAYYQEAGRAGRDGKKAYPVILYQKTDEQKLLDNLQASFPDISFIQQTYHYLCNHFQIPYGSGEGVTVDFDVVTFAKKYQLPLVPVMSALKFLERDTWLVLSEAVTIPSRFKFEIDSAELYKFQVQYAKYDKLVKAILRSYGGVFENFILINEYEFAGKLGLPYGRVVELLKSLETLEIATYLPSTDSPQLTFLQNRVDYKHLHIDHVFIRDRHQVKEEEVNGMINYIERSNCRSQSLLLYFGEKNAGFCEVCDLCLIRNHQAKQRTNIKAEIKSSLLAGAKNIHDLVGSLTLGTEKQRIEIIRDLLDAEKIRLEDNLYSWNTLF, encoded by the coding sequence ATGACGCAAGATAGTATATCAATCTTAAGGCAATACTGGGGATTTGACTCATTTAGACCCCTGCAGGAAGAAATTATTCAATCTGTCATTTCTGGTAAAGATACCTTGGCTTTATTGCCGACAGGTGGGGGAAAATCGATTTGTTTTCAAGTACCTGCATTGATGCTGGAGGGAATTTGTATCGTGGTTACGCCGCTTATTGCGTTGATGAAAGACCAGGTTGAGCATTTGAGAAAAAATGGAATTCAGGCGGTCGCAATTTACTCGGGTATGAAGAAGAGAGAGGTGGATATTACCCTGGATAACTGCGTTTATGGAAAAATAAAATTTCTCTATCTCTCTCCTGAAAGGTTGTACAATGACATCGTGAGAGAACGTATACGATTTATGAATGTCAATCTTTTTGCGATAGACGAAGCACATTGTATTTCCCAATGGGGATATGATTTTAGACCGCCTTATTTAGAGTTAGCTAAATTACGTGAATTACATCCCAAAGTGCCTTTTTTGGCTCTTACGGCCACTGCAACGCCGCGTGTGATAACCGATATTCAGCAGAAACTCGATTTTTCAAAGGAAAATGTATTCGTAAAAAGCTTTCTTCGGGATAATCTGGCTTATATGGCTATTGAAGAGGAAGATAAGATGGGCCGCATGGTACGCATCATTCATAAATTGGGCGGATGCGGTATTGTTTATGTAAGAAACCGTCGTGAAACACAAGAAGTAGCGCGTATTTTAGTCAATAATGGGATTTCTGCGGATTATTATCATGCAGGGCTTTCTGGGCAAGAGCGGGATCAGAAACAGCATGTGTGGATGACAAATGTTGTTCGTGTTATCGTCGCTACAAATGCCTTTGGCATGGGGATCGATAAACCTGATGTGCGCTTCGTGATTCACCTGGATTTGCCCGATTCGCTGGAAGCCTATTATCAAGAAGCCGGTAGGGCAGGGAGGGATGGAAAAAAAGCTTACCCTGTTATTCTTTATCAAAAAACAGATGAGCAGAAACTACTGGATAATCTGCAGGCTAGTTTTCCAGATATTTCCTTTATTCAACAAACCTATCACTACCTTTGTAATCATTTTCAGATTCCTTATGGTTCTGGTGAGGGAGTGACAGTGGATTTTGATGTCGTTACATTTGCTAAAAAATATCAGCTCCCCTTGGTGCCAGTGATGAGTGCACTGAAATTTCTGGAGCGGGATACCTGGTTGGTTTTGTCGGAGGCTGTTACAATCCCTTCACGCTTTAAATTTGAGATTGACAGTGCTGAGCTATATAAATTTCAGGTTCAGTATGCAAAATATGATAAGCTCGTCAAGGCTATTTTACGTAGCTATGGCGGCGTATTTGAGAATTTCATATTAATCAATGAATACGAATTTGCAGGAAAATTAGGTTTACCATATGGTCGTGTCGTAGAGCTATTGAAATCGTTAGAAACGTTGGAAATAGCGACTTATTTGCCTTCTACAGATTCACCGCAATTGACATTCCTACAGAATCGGGTCGATTATAAACATCTGCATATCGACCATGTCTTTATTCGGGATCGCCATCAGGTGAAGGAAGAGGAGGTCAATGGCATGATTAATTATATCGAGCGAAGCAATTGCCGTAGTCAATCGTTGTTATTGTATTTTGGTGAGAAAAATGCGGGGTTCTGTGAAGTATGTGATTTATGCCTGATCCGTAATCATCAGGCAAAGCAACGGACAAATATAAAAGCCGAAATAAAGAGCAGTTTACTTGCCGGTGCGAAGAATATCCATGATTTGGTGGGTAGTTTAACATTAGGTACGGAAAAGCAAAGAATAGAGATTATTCGTGATCTGCTGGATGCGGAAAAAATCCGCCTGGAGGATAATCTCTACTCTTGGAATACTTTATTTTAA
- a CDS encoding OmpH family outer membrane protein: MNTISSIVSKVSLALLLAGSIASCNQGTKTASEPAKNDSNTVNKENQGSNKDKIVYLNSDSLSEKYQYFKDIKSKLENKVKKAQTDLQSKSTAFQREVAEYQKNAATMSAADRQATEQKLARKQDELARLDQTASSSIAKDESEEFNNVYNKITEFLKKHAAENGYKLVLTYSKTNPTVLYADPSLEITNEVIKQLNEEYKSSKK; this comes from the coding sequence ATGAATACTATATCTTCAATTGTATCTAAAGTGTCCTTGGCCCTTTTGTTGGCTGGATCGATTGCATCGTGTAATCAAGGTACAAAAACAGCAAGCGAGCCTGCAAAAAATGATTCCAACACCGTAAACAAGGAAAATCAGGGAAGTAATAAAGATAAAATTGTCTATTTAAACTCCGATTCTCTTTCAGAAAAATATCAATATTTTAAGGATATTAAATCAAAGCTTGAAAATAAAGTAAAGAAAGCACAAACGGACCTGCAATCCAAAAGTACGGCCTTCCAACGTGAAGTTGCCGAATACCAAAAAAATGCAGCAACAATGTCGGCTGCTGATCGACAAGCTACAGAACAAAAATTAGCACGAAAACAAGATGAGCTTGCACGCTTGGACCAGACAGCGTCTTCCTCGATAGCAAAAGACGAATCTGAAGAATTCAACAATGTTTATAACAAAATAACTGAATTCCTAAAAAAACATGCGGCTGAAAATGGATATAAGTTAGTGTTGACCTATTCAAAAACCAATCCTACAGTCTTATATGCTGATCCTTCTTTGGAGATCACCAATGAAGTAATCAAACAATTAAACGAAGAATATAAATCGTCTAAAAAATAG
- a CDS encoding ComEC/Rec2 family competence protein — MNELSFLQRLERIPILKIAILYILMLLLAPTLPISRPIFQYLQQALIVMALLTMCCYFFRGKIRKYGYLFGYYLTVILFGIFHYWRNDPIVIANHFSQIDAESYVVKIIEEPQIKQNITRFSAEVIGVYRQGEFVQTSGRLMITLKLSAKNFLQFGDFLWLKGDVKRIAPPRNPMEFDYREYMRKYLIYHEVFIKSGYYRVVSRQATREFSVFAAALQTRKYFLVKLRSHLKGDENFAIASALLYGFRSEISTGSMEAFTNTGTVHILSVSGMHVAVLFGFLSLIIKQIAWPLYLKWLPLILLWSTIWIYAFIAGLDAPITRAAIMISFVLCAQYFKRSFSSLNSLIIAAVLILLFAPRAIYDVGFQLSFLAVLGMILCAPLVNVLLPVKSSIFRFVRDLLTVSIAAQILTTPLSLYYFGQFPTYFLIANLLVDIPSTLVMYAGFIMTISPVDWLNEILGFLLENLIHFILSCLKFIGHLPLSTIKISTMEFSVLFLAYFAVFSFLYAFQWKDKRYVWLGLYCGIGMSLIIGKKRLESNDLERFRIYNTKHELTMGYFKAGRGIVYSTFDSLQAKGLQYACGREIGLLSTGEVQFVPLNGRDRKNYFVTLPLGKIAILSHPKGTMSPADIVIIRKNFFYGLPDVLKQIRPKLVVLDGSNSMEKCLLTQRMLDSLGIQNYLMKDNFAYVWNKENL; from the coding sequence ATGAATGAGTTAAGTTTTCTCCAAAGATTAGAGCGAATTCCCATTCTTAAAATTGCAATCCTATATATTTTGATGCTTCTTTTGGCTCCTACATTACCAATTTCTCGCCCAATATTTCAATATTTACAACAGGCGTTGATTGTAATGGCCCTGCTAACCATGTGTTGCTATTTTTTTAGGGGTAAAATTCGCAAATATGGTTATTTGTTCGGGTATTACCTAACTGTTATACTGTTTGGAATCTTTCACTATTGGCGCAATGACCCTATAGTTATCGCAAACCATTTCTCTCAGATCGATGCAGAGAGTTATGTAGTGAAAATAATAGAGGAACCTCAGATAAAGCAGAATATTACCCGTTTTTCTGCAGAAGTGATCGGTGTATATAGGCAAGGGGAGTTTGTACAAACTTCCGGTCGATTGATGATAACCCTAAAATTGAGTGCGAAAAACTTCCTTCAATTTGGTGACTTCCTGTGGTTAAAAGGGGATGTGAAGAGAATAGCTCCGCCACGTAATCCGATGGAGTTTGATTATAGGGAGTATATGAGAAAGTACTTAATATATCATGAAGTTTTTATAAAATCTGGTTACTATAGGGTGGTCAGTCGGCAAGCAACAAGGGAGTTTTCTGTGTTTGCAGCTGCTTTGCAAACGAGAAAGTATTTTTTAGTTAAGCTCCGTAGCCATCTCAAAGGGGATGAAAATTTTGCTATTGCATCGGCATTGTTATACGGTTTTCGAAGCGAGATAAGTACCGGTAGTATGGAGGCTTTCACGAATACAGGAACTGTACATATCTTAAGTGTATCGGGGATGCACGTTGCTGTTTTATTTGGGTTTTTATCTCTTATTATCAAACAAATAGCATGGCCACTTTATCTGAAGTGGCTACCATTAATTTTATTATGGAGCACGATCTGGATATATGCCTTTATAGCAGGGCTTGATGCACCAATTACACGCGCAGCTATTATGATTAGTTTTGTTCTATGTGCACAATATTTTAAACGAAGTTTTTCAAGCTTGAATTCGCTTATTATTGCTGCTGTATTGATTCTATTGTTTGCGCCCCGGGCTATTTACGACGTTGGTTTCCAATTGTCTTTTTTAGCAGTTTTGGGTATGATATTATGTGCACCGTTGGTGAATGTACTTTTGCCGGTCAAAAGTTCTATATTCCGATTTGTAAGAGATTTATTAACAGTTTCTATTGCAGCACAGATACTGACAACACCGCTAAGTCTTTATTATTTTGGACAGTTCCCCACTTATTTTCTGATTGCCAATTTACTTGTCGATATTCCTTCCACGCTAGTGATGTATGCTGGTTTTATTATGACCATTAGCCCTGTCGACTGGCTAAATGAGATTTTAGGTTTTCTTTTAGAAAATCTCATTCATTTTATACTATCATGTTTGAAATTTATTGGCCATTTACCTCTTTCGACTATAAAGATAAGCACTATGGAATTTAGTGTTTTATTTTTGGCCTATTTTGCAGTTTTCTCTTTTTTATATGCTTTTCAGTGGAAGGATAAAAGGTACGTATGGCTGGGGCTATATTGTGGAATTGGGATGTCGCTAATCATTGGGAAAAAACGGTTAGAAAGTAATGATTTAGAACGCTTTCGTATTTACAATACAAAACATGAATTGACTATGGGGTATTTCAAAGCTGGTCGCGGAATTGTTTATAGCACTTTTGATTCTTTGCAGGCCAAAGGATTACAATATGCATGTGGAAGAGAAATTGGATTGTTATCGACAGGTGAAGTTCAATTTGTGCCATTAAATGGGCGGGATAGAAAGAACTATTTTGTTACGCTTCCTTTAGGCAAAATCGCTATTTTGTCCCATCCGAAAGGAACGATGTCACCGGCTGATATTGTCATTATTCGAAAAAATTTTTTTTATGGTTTACCAGATGTATTAAAGCAAATTAGACCAAAACTTGTTGTGCTGGATGGGTCCAACTCAATGGAAAAGTGTCTGCTTACGCAACGTATGCTGGATAGTTTGGGGATACAAAATTATCTCATGAAAGATAATTTTGCGTATGTTTGGAATAAGGAGAACTTATGA
- the gyrB gene encoding DNA topoisomerase (ATP-hydrolyzing) subunit B, translating to MSEENKNASTYSADNIQVLEGLEAVRKRPSMYIGDTGVKGLHHLVYEVVDNSIDEAVAGYCTDIFVTIHKDNSISVRDNGRGIPTGINKKENKSALELVMTVLHAGGKFDKDTYKVSGGLHGVGVSCVNALSTLLKAEVHRDGKVFQQEYQIGKPLYDVKEVGVSDKTGTIVTFHPDPTIFTQTTVYNYDTLANRLRELAFLNKGVSLTLNDERETNEDGSEKKETFHSEGGLKEFVKFLDGNRQALIPDPIYVEGIKQGIPVELALQYNDTYSENVHSYVNNINTIEGGSHVAGFRRGLTRTLKAYADKSGLLKNLKVEITGDDFREGLTAVISVKVAEPQFEGQTKTKLGNSEVMGAVDVAVGEILGVYLEENPREAKAIVQKVVIAAQARAAARKARDLVQRKTVMGGSGLPGKLADCQDNDPTKCEIYFVEGDSAGGTAKSGRDRKHQAIMPLRGKILNVEKAMEHKIYENEEIKNMFTALGVSVGTAEDAKALNLEKLRYHRIIIMTDADVDGSHITTLILTFYFRYMKELIERGYVYIATPPLYLVKKGKEHEYAWNEDQRINAIQRLKGAGKEDSVHVQRYKGLGEMNAEQLWDTTMNPETRTLRQVTIENAAECDRIFSMLMGDEVAPRREFIEKNARYAKIDI from the coding sequence ATGAGCGAAGAAAATAAAAATGCATCCACCTATTCCGCCGATAATATCCAGGTATTAGAGGGTTTAGAGGCGGTTCGTAAGCGTCCATCCATGTATATTGGTGATACCGGTGTAAAAGGGCTACACCATTTGGTATACGAGGTAGTTGACAATTCAATCGATGAAGCTGTTGCAGGATATTGTACAGACATTTTTGTAACTATCCATAAAGATAATTCGATTTCTGTTCGGGATAACGGTCGTGGTATTCCTACAGGAATCAACAAAAAGGAAAATAAATCTGCCTTAGAGCTTGTAATGACAGTATTGCATGCTGGGGGTAAGTTTGATAAAGATACATATAAGGTTTCTGGCGGTTTGCATGGTGTAGGTGTGTCCTGTGTAAATGCATTATCTACTCTTCTGAAGGCCGAGGTTCATCGTGACGGGAAGGTTTTTCAGCAGGAATATCAAATTGGTAAGCCTTTGTATGATGTGAAAGAAGTTGGGGTATCTGATAAGACTGGTACAATTGTAACATTTCATCCAGACCCTACGATTTTCACGCAGACTACGGTGTATAATTACGATACTTTGGCAAATCGTCTTCGTGAGCTTGCTTTTTTAAATAAAGGGGTGAGTTTGACGTTGAATGACGAACGTGAGACAAATGAGGACGGTTCTGAGAAAAAAGAAACATTCCATTCTGAGGGAGGTCTTAAGGAGTTTGTTAAATTTTTAGATGGAAACCGTCAGGCGTTGATTCCAGATCCAATCTATGTGGAAGGTATAAAGCAAGGTATTCCTGTCGAACTGGCTTTACAATATAATGATACGTATTCTGAAAATGTGCATTCTTATGTGAATAACATTAATACCATTGAAGGTGGGTCGCACGTTGCCGGTTTCCGTCGTGGTTTGACCCGTACATTGAAGGCTTACGCGGACAAGTCTGGTTTGCTTAAGAATTTGAAAGTTGAAATTACGGGTGATGACTTCCGTGAAGGATTGACGGCTGTAATTTCAGTGAAAGTTGCAGAACCTCAATTTGAAGGACAGACAAAAACTAAACTCGGTAATTCCGAGGTGATGGGGGCTGTAGATGTTGCTGTTGGTGAGATCTTAGGTGTTTATTTGGAAGAGAATCCACGTGAAGCAAAAGCTATCGTGCAAAAGGTTGTCATTGCAGCTCAAGCACGTGCTGCGGCTCGTAAAGCCCGTGATTTGGTCCAACGTAAAACCGTAATGGGGGGCTCTGGACTTCCGGGTAAATTGGCCGACTGTCAAGACAACGATCCTACGAAATGTGAGATCTATTTTGTCGAGGGTGATTCTGCGGGTGGTACAGCTAAGTCTGGCCGTGATAGAAAACATCAGGCGATCATGCCTTTACGTGGTAAAATCTTAAACGTCGAAAAAGCGATGGAACATAAGATCTACGAAAATGAGGAGATCAAAAATATGTTTACTGCTTTGGGCGTGAGTGTAGGTACTGCCGAGGATGCTAAAGCACTGAATCTTGAAAAGCTACGTTATCACCGCATCATCATCATGACGGATGCCGATGTGGATGGATCCCACATTACAACATTAATCTTGACATTCTATTTCAGATATATGAAAGAATTGATCGAAAGAGGATATGTTTATATTGCAACGCCGCCGCTATATCTGGTCAAAAAAGGAAAAGAACATGAATATGCTTGGAATGAAGATCAACGTATTAATGCTATTCAGCGTTTGAAGGGAGCTGGTAAAGAGGATAGTGTGCACGTACAGCGTTACAAAGGTCTTGGAGAGATGAATGCTGAACAGCTATGGGATACGACTATGAATCCTGAAACACGTACCTTGAGGCAAGTAACTATTGAGAATGCGGCGGAATGTGACCGTATTTTCTCCATGTTAATGGGAGACGAAGTTGCTCCGCGTCGTGAATTTATTGAAAAAAATGCACGTTATGCTAAAATTGATATTTAA